A DNA window from Pseudomonas sp. B21-056 contains the following coding sequences:
- a CDS encoding response regulator: MIRMMIADDHAIMREGLKQLFALAGDLRVAAEAENGAALLEQLRQSDIDMLLLDMSMPGICGDDLVARVRCHYPQLPILVLSMHNEVQIAQRAFRAGASGYLTKDRDPEALLAAVRRVAAGGRYIDAGLAEQMAFAASGLGPCNQHDGLTDRELQIMRLLAQGLSVSRIATELAISHKTVSTHKARLMEKMGFTSTADIVRYAISQRLL, encoded by the coding sequence ATGATCCGAATGATGATTGCCGACGATCACGCCATCATGCGCGAAGGTCTGAAACAGCTGTTTGCCCTGGCCGGCGATCTGCGTGTCGCCGCCGAGGCGGAAAACGGTGCCGCATTGCTCGAACAACTACGCCAGAGTGACATCGACATGTTGCTGCTCGACATGAGCATGCCCGGCATCTGCGGCGACGATCTGGTGGCGCGGGTCCGTTGCCACTATCCACAACTGCCGATCCTGGTGCTGAGCATGCACAACGAAGTGCAGATCGCCCAGCGTGCGTTCAGGGCGGGCGCATCGGGCTATTTGACGAAAGACCGCGATCCCGAGGCGCTGCTGGCAGCCGTTCGCCGTGTAGCGGCGGGCGGGCGCTATATTGACGCCGGCCTGGCTGAACAGATGGCTTTTGCCGCCAGCGGCCTGGGTCCGTGCAATCAACATGACGGGCTTACCGACCGTGAGTTGCAGATCATGCGCCTGCTTGCCCAAGGCCTCAGCGTCTCGCGAATCGCCACGGAGTTGGCCATCAGCCACAAGACCGTCAGTACCCACAAGGCTCGGCTGATGGAAAAGATGGGGTTCACCAGCACGGCCGATATCGTCCGCTACGCGATAAGCCAACGGCTGCTCTGA